One segment of Podarcis muralis chromosome 17, rPodMur119.hap1.1, whole genome shotgun sequence DNA contains the following:
- the LOC114587620 gene encoding V-set domain-containing T-cell activation inhibitor 1-like, with product MASLVNLISPFLLTLLLMYHVDAKMMEFKVRPFDNISLPCQFSFVDGIDGLTFTWEREDIKEEHEVEDKEFYKFFVGLHDFYQFYPKLIYSFSNNQEQMEERNSLYEGRVWVDEEEIADGSLALMLEQVQFSDEAIYICKAYNSQGRGQRKVKLLVQDAEEPQVQFSTVNDTLVAKCISAGWYHMPKVTWRNRREEDISSYAKSDILEEKQDGSHRVVSVLHYPVLLHEIYTCHIEEDDVLNRPVRSIHKVPKRKYHNMYNHY from the exons ATGGCTTCCCTTGTGAACCTCATCTCTCCCTTCCTGCTCACGTTGTTGCTGATGTATCACGTTG ATGCAAAAATGATGGAATTCAAAGTACGTCCCTTCGACAATATTTCTCTGCCCTGCCAGTTCTCCTTTGTGGATGGCATCGATGGCTTGACATTTACGTGGGAGAGAGAAGATATTAAGGAAGAACATGAAGTGGAAGATAAAGAATTTTACAAATTTTTTGTTGGGCTCCACGACTTTTACCAGTTTTACCCAAAGCTGATATACAGCTTTAGCAACAACCAGGAACAGATGGAGGAGCGGAATTCACTATATGAGGGGAGAGTCTGGGTAGATGAGGAGGAGATTGCCGATGGCAGCCTGGCACTCATGTTGGAGCAAGTCCAGTTTTCTGATGAGGCAATATACATATGTAAGGCATACAATTCACAGGGCAGGGGGCAAAGGAAAGTGAAGCTCCTCGTGCAAG atgctgaagagccacaggtgcAGTTCAGCACCGTCAACGACACACTTGTGGCCAAGTGCATCTCCGCAGGCTGGTATCACATGCCAAAGGTGACTTGGCGGAACCGAAGGGAAGAGGACATTTCCAGCTACGCCAAATCAGACATCCTGGAAGAGAAGCAGGATGGGTCCCACAGGGTGGTATCCGTCCTGCACTACCCTGTATTGCTCCACGAGATCTACACTTGCCATATTGAAGAAGACGACGTGCTCAACAGGCCTGTTCGATCCATCCACAAAGTCCCAA agAGGAAATACCATAATATGTACAATCACTATTAG